From the genome of Papaver somniferum cultivar HN1 chromosome 2, ASM357369v1, whole genome shotgun sequence, one region includes:
- the LOC113349328 gene encoding uncharacterized protein LOC113349328 codes for MLSSVKTQFLRKFKVEEADLPLIGGGEEMDFGLYMEDWLESGNEIFKVYLNCSPRGFRKVASTRIFKLDFSSMTWVLLKSLGDHVLFMCTNKEAVDLYSSKCYSTSSASCSVADMGLERGCLFYTLPEDQTLYVYEVEDSGTTTILPCLHLPTPWFQPTWMMMPTTVDRHVPGKRISIPDLLVSQDTTATSIGKENMSRLNDTVGELEAVKQWDFLNDYDSTEEIASFLHPVDYVHFRIACKQNSIFFPALNQISASTRTTATTYLSPWLICSRLFPRFNLAFLF; via the exons ATGTTGTCATCAGTAAAAACCCAATTTCTTAGAAAATTCAAGGTAGAGGAAGCCGATTTACCACTAATAGGCGGAGGAGAGGAGATGGACTTCGGTCTTTACATGGAAGATTGGCTTGAATCTGGTAATGAAATCTTCAAAGTTTATTTAAATTGCAGCCCAAGAGGTTTTAGAAAAGTTGCCTCGACACGTATCTTCAAGTTGGATTTCTCATCAATGACTTGGGTTTTGTTGAAGTCTTTGGGTGATCATGTTCTCTTTATGTGCACAAACAAGGAGGCGGTAGACTTGTACTCTAGTAAGTGTTATTCAACGTCAAGTGCATCTTGCTCAGTAGCTGATATGGGACTGGAAAGAGGTTGTTTGTTCTATACACTACCTGAAGATCAAACCTTGTATGTATATGAAGTAGAAGATAGTGGTACTACCACTATCTTGCCGTGTTTGCACCTTCCAACGCCATGGTTTCAACCTACTTGGATGATGATGCCCACCACAGTGGACAG GCATGTTCCTGGAAAAAGGATAAGCATACCAGATCTTCTAGTAAGCCAGGATACAACGGCAACCAGTATAGGAAAGGAGAATATGAGCAGGCTAAATGATACAGTAGGAGAATTAGAAGCGGTAAAACAGTGGGATTTTCTTAATGATTATGACAGTACAGAGGAGATAGCGAGCTTTCTCCATCCAGTGGATTACGTTCATTTTCGTATAGCCTGTAAACAGAATTCAATATTTTTCCCTGCATTGAACCAAATATCGGCTTCTACGAGGACCACAGCAACTACATATTTATCTCCATGGCTGATTTGTAGTCGTTTATTTCCCAGATTTAATCTTGCCTTTTTGTTCTAA
- the LOC113349329 gene encoding RNA-binding protein 42-like isoform X1 translates to MAAYQYPNSHIPPTPTYQIPAPAPSKILMPPPMHPSVYATPAPATTGYTLPQYQQAQQLFQRDALSITPEALESVKAALASSEIEHKAETKRRAIPRKAAGQTWEDPTLAEWPENDYRLFCGDLGNEVNDEVLSKAFTRFPTFNMARVVRDKRTRKTRGFGFVSFGYPLDLAAALKEMNGKYVGNRPIKLRKSSWKERTDMEALEKQKHQSYKKQKQSKKSVLHK, encoded by the exons ATGGCTGCCTATCAATACCCTAATTCACATATCCCTCCAACACCTACTTATCAAATCCCTGCTCCCGCACCATCTAAAATTCTAATGCCTCCACCTATGCATCCTTCTGTTTATGCTACTCCTGCCCCAGCAACCACTGGTTATACATTGCCACAATATCAACAG GCTCAACAATTGTTCCAGAGAGATGCACTGTCAATTACACCAGAAGCACTAGAAAGTGTAAAAGCTGCATTAGCAAGCAGTGAAATTGAACACAAAGCAGAGACGAAAAGGAGAGCAATTCCTCGTAAAGCTGCTGGACAGACATGGGAGGATCCAACACTTGCTGAGTGGCCAGAAA ATGATTATCGCTTATTTTGTGGGGATCTCGGGAATGAAGTGAATGATGAGGTGCTTTCGAAAGCCTTTACAAGATTTCCTACCTTTAACATGGCAAGA GTTGTCAGAGATAAGAGGACCAGAAAGACTCGAGGTTTTGGATTTGTTAGTTTTGGTTATCCTTTAGACCTTGCCGCTGCCTTGAAAGAAATGAATG GCAAGTATGTCGGAAATCGTCCTATAAAATTGCGGAAGAGCAGCTGGAAGGAGAGGACAGATATGGAGGCCTTGGAAAAACAGAAG CACCAATCTTATAAGAAGCAAAAGCAATCAAAGAAGAGTGTCCTACACAAGTGA
- the LOC113349329 gene encoding RNA-binding protein 42-like isoform X2 has translation MAAYQYPNSHIPPTPTYQIPAPAPSKILMPPPMHPSVYATPAPATTGYTLPQYQQAQQLFQRDALSITPEALESVKAALASSEIEHKAETKRRAIPRKAAGQTWEDPTLAEWPENDYRLFCGDLGNEVNDEVLSKAFTRFPTFNMARVVRDKRTRKTRGFGFVSFGYPLDLAAALKEMNVCRKSSYKIAEEQLEGEDRYGGLGKTEAPIL, from the exons ATGGCTGCCTATCAATACCCTAATTCACATATCCCTCCAACACCTACTTATCAAATCCCTGCTCCCGCACCATCTAAAATTCTAATGCCTCCACCTATGCATCCTTCTGTTTATGCTACTCCTGCCCCAGCAACCACTGGTTATACATTGCCACAATATCAACAG GCTCAACAATTGTTCCAGAGAGATGCACTGTCAATTACACCAGAAGCACTAGAAAGTGTAAAAGCTGCATTAGCAAGCAGTGAAATTGAACACAAAGCAGAGACGAAAAGGAGAGCAATTCCTCGTAAAGCTGCTGGACAGACATGGGAGGATCCAACACTTGCTGAGTGGCCAGAAA ATGATTATCGCTTATTTTGTGGGGATCTCGGGAATGAAGTGAATGATGAGGTGCTTTCGAAAGCCTTTACAAGATTTCCTACCTTTAACATGGCAAGA GTTGTCAGAGATAAGAGGACCAGAAAGACTCGAGGTTTTGGATTTGTTAGTTTTGGTTATCCTTTAGACCTTGCCGCTGCCTTGAAAGAAATGAATG TATGTCGGAAATCGTCCTATAAAATTGCGGAAGAGCAGCTGGAAGGAGAGGACAGATATGGAGGCCTTGGAAAAACAGAAG CACCAATCTTATAA